One genomic window of Cyanobacteria bacterium FACHB-DQ100 includes the following:
- a CDS encoding DUF4168 domain-containing protein has product MSHRLMMNRDLSSLSRWLIKRSIVLGAFSSIAVLAGWAPNLSAPSIAQMFDSSASAQESSFTRYVRSAVALEQRRQALQSQLQQATGGNVPSGVCQNINQVNGGARDRVRGLCQQFRQSFYDILASQNPKLTPEEFNSFQSQVGSRQMCDRVAQEARRLKLGEISCKDAK; this is encoded by the coding sequence ATGTCACACCGTCTTATGATGAACCGTGATCTCTCTTCTCTCTCTCGTTGGTTAATCAAACGCTCGATCGTGTTAGGAGCATTCTCCTCGATCGCAGTTTTAGCAGGCTGGGCACCGAATCTATCGGCTCCCTCGATCGCCCAGATGTTTGATTCTTCCGCATCGGCTCAGGAATCTTCATTCACTCGATATGTCCGTTCTGCAGTTGCCCTAGAACAACGTAGACAAGCCCTGCAAAGTCAACTCCAACAAGCCACAGGCGGAAATGTGCCCAGTGGCGTTTGCCAAAACATCAATCAAGTCAACGGAGGGGCGCGGGATCGAGTTCGTGGCTTGTGTCAGCAGTTTCGCCAGAGTTTTTACGATATTCTCGCAAGCCAAAATCCCAAACTCACGCCGGAAGAATTTAATTCGTTCCAAAGCCAAGTTGGAAGTCGTCAGATGTGCGATCGTGTTGCCCAAGAAGCTCGTCGCCTAAAGCTTGGTGAGATTAGCTGCAAAGACGCAAAATAG
- a CDS encoding GNAT family N-acetyltransferase yields the protein MTEFIPGYSLERGTGSRRERDRLLSFMQSTYRELFKGEFSQLEDAIDRFFSPETPLVWVQGSNESSWNPIAGLWLGSAIDQGSGDRQAHILLLYVMPDHRRKGIGAALVRYAETWAKLRGDRQIGLQVFETNLPALGLYRVLGYETQSRWMTKSIE from the coding sequence GTGACGGAATTCATTCCAGGGTATTCGCTTGAACGCGGCACAGGCTCTAGACGCGAACGTGATCGTCTACTAAGCTTTATGCAGTCTACCTATCGTGAACTCTTCAAGGGTGAATTTTCTCAGCTTGAAGACGCGATCGACCGATTTTTTTCACCCGAAACGCCGCTCGTCTGGGTGCAAGGATCGAATGAATCAAGCTGGAACCCGATCGCTGGACTGTGGCTCGGAAGCGCGATCGATCAGGGCAGTGGTGATCGACAGGCTCATATTTTGTTGCTGTATGTCATGCCAGATCATCGACGGAAGGGAATAGGAGCGGCGCTAGTGCGCTACGCTGAAACATGGGCAAAGTTACGCGGCGATCGGCAAATCGGGCTGCAAGTGTTTGAAACAAATTTGCCTGCACTCGGACTTTACCGCGTTCTGGGATACGAAACTCAGTCGCGGTGGATGACCAAATCGATCGAATAG
- a CDS encoding Uma2 family endonuclease encodes MTGQLLNTDEIVTELDISHLTIEDDMPVDNIQSEKQQRLLVEPLYSSKALPSPFFVAANVGLFYKLKGDPVVPDVMLSLDVQCAEDFSQKENRSYFVWEFGKLPEVCIEIVSNQEGDELILSRKSQQKGKTMTKKDLYSQIRIPYYVVFDPLRQIQGETEMNGALLRIWSNFAGRCTELTPPQGITQIGQSIWLEEVGLGLTLWSGQFEEEITRLWLRWCDRSGQVIPTGAERAENERLRADEAESKAQRLAERLRALGIDPDEV; translated from the coding sequence ATGACGGGTCAACTTCTCAATACGGATGAAATCGTCACGGAGCTAGACATTAGCCATTTGACGATCGAGGACGATATGCCGGTGGACAATATTCAATCTGAAAAACAGCAACGGCTGTTAGTCGAGCCGCTCTACAGTTCTAAAGCGTTACCGTCCCCGTTTTTTGTGGCGGCGAATGTCGGGCTGTTCTATAAGCTGAAGGGCGACCCAGTCGTTCCCGATGTCATGCTCAGTTTAGATGTGCAATGTGCTGAGGACTTTTCTCAAAAAGAGAACCGCTCTTATTTTGTGTGGGAGTTTGGCAAGCTGCCAGAAGTTTGCATCGAAATTGTCTCGAATCAAGAGGGCGATGAACTGATTCTGAGTCGAAAATCGCAGCAGAAGGGAAAGACGATGACTAAAAAAGATCTCTATTCCCAAATCCGCATTCCCTACTATGTGGTGTTTGACCCGCTCCGACAAATTCAGGGTGAAACCGAAATGAATGGAGCCTTACTGCGAATCTGGTCAAATTTTGCAGGTCGGTGTACGGAATTAACACCACCGCAAGGAATCACCCAGATCGGACAGTCGATTTGGTTAGAGGAAGTGGGATTAGGTCTCACGCTTTGGTCAGGACAGTTTGAGGAAGAGATTACGCGATTATGGTTGCGGTGGTGCGATCGATCTGGGCAAGTGATTCCGACAGGTGCAGAGCGAGCGGAAAACGAGCGTCTGAGAGCAGATGAAGCCGAATCAAAAGCGCAACGCTTAGCAGAGCGCCTGAGAGCACTGGGAATTGATCCCGATGAAGTTTAG
- a CDS encoding DUF1868 domain-containing protein: MRLTLPDTYKSQVQHIQKSPKFQRSPEGVWLPTAFPGYTVITPPGSEDGKNRGLYESLKHYQNRIAQTLGAEMFAPIPADSFHVTVADLIWNGAYLHAAESPGFDERLRDRVASSFRQSQPIGIGEAIRFQVVGLMVMARAIAVCLATVDSSGYERILKFRRSIYQNPDLIEIGIEQQYYFTPHITLGYFGKLPPDLDRAQLSQTFDQLNQDWLDNYPDNEFWIHQAEFRKFNNMAEYLREPDWATFQF; encoded by the coding sequence ATGCGGTTAACCCTGCCGGACACTTACAAGTCTCAGGTGCAGCACATCCAAAAGTCCCCAAAGTTTCAGCGCTCCCCGGAGGGTGTATGGCTTCCGACTGCGTTTCCCGGCTACACGGTGATTACGCCGCCTGGATCTGAAGACGGCAAAAATCGGGGTCTCTATGAGTCTCTGAAACATTACCAGAATCGGATTGCCCAAACGCTAGGGGCTGAGATGTTTGCGCCGATTCCAGCAGACAGTTTTCATGTGACGGTCGCGGATCTTATCTGGAATGGCGCATATCTTCATGCGGCAGAATCGCCGGGATTTGATGAGCGATTGCGTGATCGTGTGGCGAGTAGTTTCCGTCAGTCTCAGCCGATTGGCATCGGAGAGGCGATTCGATTCCAGGTGGTCGGATTGATGGTGATGGCAAGAGCGATCGCGGTTTGTCTGGCAACGGTGGATAGTTCAGGATACGAGCGGATTTTGAAATTCCGGCGATCCATTTATCAAAATCCAGACCTAATCGAGATTGGCATCGAGCAGCAATATTACTTTACGCCACATATTACGCTGGGTTATTTTGGCAAGCTGCCACCGGATCTCGATCGCGCTCAATTAAGTCAAACGTTTGATCAGTTGAACCAAGACTGGTTAGACAACTATCCCGATAATGAGTTCTGGATTCATCAAGCAGAGTTCCGCAAGTTTAATAACATGGCGGAATATTTACGAGAGCCAGATTGGGCGACGTTTCAGTTTTGA
- the holA gene encoding DNA polymerase III subunit delta, protein MGIYFYWGEDSFALSQAVKRLKQKTLDPMWESFNFDKFSSDQSDAIAQALNQAMTPPFGAGNRLVWLSETTLAQRCPEDVLTELDRTLIALPETTTLLLTSSTKPDGRLKSTKLLQKYATLEEFALIPPWKTELISKQVQRVAQELDLKLTQGAIDYITEAVGNDTRQLYSELEKLKMFAGESKKPLNESAIAPLITASTQSSLQLLTAIRQGKTAEALELVSDLLRQNEPALRIVSTLVGQFRLRLWIKLMLESGERDDREIAKAAELNNPKQLYYLKQELFSTSLTQLQSALPLLLNLEFSLKRGHDETIALQTKTIELCQIFRSR, encoded by the coding sequence ATGGGGATTTACTTTTATTGGGGCGAGGATAGCTTTGCGCTCTCTCAAGCCGTGAAGCGCTTGAAACAAAAGACACTTGACCCAATGTGGGAAAGTTTTAATTTTGATAAATTCTCGTCGGATCAAAGTGATGCGATCGCTCAAGCGCTGAATCAGGCGATGACTCCTCCATTTGGTGCGGGGAATCGCCTCGTCTGGCTCTCAGAAACAACTCTAGCGCAACGCTGCCCTGAAGATGTCCTAACTGAACTCGATCGCACCCTCATCGCCTTGCCTGAAACGACAACGCTTCTATTGACCAGTTCGACCAAACCCGATGGACGACTAAAATCAACCAAACTGCTCCAGAAGTACGCGACCCTTGAAGAATTCGCCCTCATTCCACCTTGGAAAACTGAACTAATTAGCAAACAAGTGCAGCGAGTTGCACAGGAATTAGATCTGAAACTCACGCAAGGCGCGATCGACTACATTACCGAAGCTGTCGGCAACGATACGCGCCAACTTTACAGCGAACTCGAAAAGCTCAAAATGTTCGCAGGTGAATCCAAAAAGCCGCTGAATGAAAGCGCGATCGCGCCGTTAATCACTGCCAGTACACAAAGTTCACTGCAACTGCTGACAGCAATTCGGCAGGGAAAAACAGCAGAAGCATTAGAGCTGGTGAGCGATTTACTGCGGCAAAATGAGCCAGCTTTGCGAATTGTGAGTACGCTGGTTGGGCAGTTTCGCCTGCGACTCTGGATCAAGCTGATGCTGGAATCAGGAGAGCGAGACGATCGAGAAATTGCTAAAGCTGCGGAGCTAAACAACCCAAAGCAGCTTTACTATCTCAAACAAGAACTCTTCTCAACTTCACTCACCCAACTGCAAAGCGCTCTACCCTTGCTGCTCAATCTAGAATTCAGCCTCAAGCGGGGTCACGATGAAACGATCGCCCTTCAAACCAAAACGATCGAACTGTGTCAAATTTTCCGAAGCCGCTAA
- a CDS encoding threonine synthase: MPRVQPWRGLIHGYRRYLPVTDQTPVVTLHEGNTPLIPVPAISQAIGRQVQVFVKYDGLNPTGSFKDRGMTMAISKAKEAGAEAVICASTGNTSAAAAAYARRGGMRAFVLIPDGYVALGKLAQALLYGAEVLSIKGNFDRALEIVREMSQNYPVTLVNSVNPYRLEGQKTAAFEVVDVLGDAPDWLCIPVGNAGNISAYWMGFCQYHQEGRSSKLPKMMGFQAAGASPLVKGEPFTHPETLATAIRIGNPANWNRAIAVRDASQSSFNAVTDEEILTAYRMLAANEGIFCEPASAASVAGLLKVKDQVPTGATVVCVLTGNGLKDPDSAIKFSENNFKQGIDPDLSAVAGAMGF, translated from the coding sequence CTGCCTAGAGTCCAACCCTGGCGCGGTTTAATTCACGGCTATCGACGCTACCTGCCCGTAACCGATCAAACGCCTGTTGTGACCCTGCACGAAGGCAATACGCCCTTGATCCCGGTGCCTGCAATCTCGCAAGCGATCGGTCGTCAGGTGCAAGTTTTTGTCAAGTACGACGGCTTAAATCCGACGGGAAGCTTCAAAGATCGCGGTATGACAATGGCGATCTCAAAGGCGAAGGAGGCAGGGGCAGAAGCGGTGATCTGTGCGAGTACCGGAAATACTTCAGCAGCGGCGGCAGCTTACGCTCGTCGCGGTGGAATGCGGGCGTTTGTACTGATTCCTGATGGCTATGTAGCTTTGGGTAAACTGGCACAAGCGCTGTTATATGGAGCCGAAGTTTTATCGATTAAAGGCAACTTCGATCGCGCCTTAGAAATCGTGCGCGAAATGTCTCAGAATTATCCCGTTACTTTGGTCAATTCGGTAAATCCCTATCGTCTGGAAGGACAAAAAACGGCGGCATTTGAAGTCGTTGATGTCTTGGGTGATGCCCCCGACTGGCTTTGTATTCCGGTGGGCAATGCCGGAAATATTAGCGCGTACTGGATGGGATTTTGTCAGTACCACCAGGAAGGTCGATCGTCGAAATTGCCAAAAATGATGGGGTTCCAAGCGGCAGGTGCATCTCCGCTGGTCAAGGGAGAACCATTTACGCATCCAGAAACCTTAGCGACGGCGATTCGGATTGGGAATCCGGCGAACTGGAATCGAGCGATCGCGGTTCGAGATGCAAGCCAAAGTAGCTTTAATGCCGTGACTGATGAAGAAATTCTGACAGCTTATCGAATGCTGGCAGCAAATGAAGGCATTTTCTGTGAGCCTGCGAGTGCTGCATCAGTAGCAGGATTGCTAAAGGTGAAAGATCAAGTTCCAACTGGGGCAACTGTCGTTTGTGTCCTGACTGGAAACGGTTTGAAAGACCCGGATTCAGCAATCAAGTTCAGCGAAAATAACTTCAAGCAAGGAATTGACCCTGATTTAAGTGCGGTTGCGGGAGCAATGGGATTCTAA
- a CDS encoding low-complexity tail membrane protein, with product MRSFWADPYLWIHLAGIAAVPLSLLVCLLGLAAGDPILPPWLELGLVAIAGIAPIAWMQLQKPFYIYSLLAVALRPSQLTEAQRKILAMFVARRNPIAVGVAAFVLFLALKQIYAIAPIAEAITPIPARGSGLIVAALGFFAANLFLQVPLSVLLVMLSSEAEVAQIQPIEVDQIPNRLFVFGFPVNAIVPPLRVDSTT from the coding sequence ATGCGATCGTTTTGGGCTGATCCGTATTTGTGGATTCATCTTGCAGGGATTGCAGCCGTGCCGCTGTCCCTGCTTGTTTGTTTATTAGGGTTGGCAGCAGGTGATCCGATTTTGCCGCCTTGGTTGGAACTAGGACTCGTTGCGATCGCGGGCATTGCGCCGATCGCCTGGATGCAGCTTCAAAAACCCTTCTATATCTATAGTCTGCTAGCAGTGGCGCTCCGTCCTTCTCAGCTAACCGAAGCACAAAGAAAGATTTTGGCAATGTTTGTCGCTCGTCGCAATCCGATCGCGGTTGGAGTTGCGGCGTTTGTTTTATTTCTGGCACTGAAGCAGATTTACGCAATCGCGCCGATCGCAGAAGCAATCACCCCGATTCCAGCTAGAGGCTCAGGGCTAATTGTGGCAGCGCTTGGATTTTTTGCAGCTAACTTATTTCTACAAGTGCCGCTTAGCGTTCTGCTGGTGATGCTATCGAGCGAGGCAGAAGTGGCGCAGATTCAGCCGATCGAGGTTGATCAGATTCCCAACCGTCTCTTCGTGTTCGGATTTCCGGTTAATGCGATCGTCCCGCCGCTTAGAGTGGATTCCACGACTTAA